A DNA window from Paenibacillus sp. HWE-109 contains the following coding sequences:
- a CDS encoding polysaccharide deacetylase family protein — protein sequence MRIWMMWKSLFIAILLFINFFPSFVSANKVMFTNEVAVLVYHHIDDQVQGSVTISTRLFEKQMEAMLRQGYRFITMDQFKKFMSEKADVPDNAVLVTFDDGYESFYTKAFPILKKMRIPAVNFVITSGLDDPKGTLLASLSRDEIKQMRKEFAGVDFQLHSDQMHAMKDGKPLLTNKITTNGVTETDNDFKQRVINDTRKCMTKIRDINGAKSVDSYAYPFGSFDNQTISFLNEAGVKFAFTTKAGMTNVETDPMQVPRINAGSPYIRPHSINNLIKQALRHQIPDLTKN from the coding sequence ATGAGAATCTGGATGATGTGGAAAAGTCTGTTTATTGCAATCCTGCTTTTTATTAATTTTTTTCCTTCTTTCGTAAGTGCTAATAAAGTGATGTTTACGAATGAAGTCGCTGTACTGGTGTACCACCACATCGATGACCAAGTTCAAGGCTCCGTAACTATTTCGACGAGGCTATTCGAGAAACAAATGGAGGCCATGCTTAGGCAGGGGTATCGCTTTATAACGATGGATCAGTTCAAGAAATTTATGTCGGAGAAAGCAGATGTCCCAGACAACGCTGTGCTGGTCACATTTGACGATGGTTACGAGAGTTTCTACACCAAGGCTTTTCCGATACTTAAGAAAATGCGAATACCGGCTGTGAATTTCGTTATTACGAGTGGGTTGGATGATCCGAAAGGAACATTGCTGGCTTCCTTATCCAGAGATGAGATTAAACAGATGAGAAAAGAGTTCGCAGGCGTTGATTTCCAACTTCACTCTGATCAGATGCATGCGATGAAAGATGGCAAACCCTTGTTGACGAATAAAATCACAACCAATGGTGTAACAGAAACGGATAATGACTTTAAACAAAGAGTTATCAACGATACAAGAAAATGCATGACGAAAATTAGAGATATTAACGGGGCGAAGTCGGTTGATTCTTACGCTTATCCTTTTGGGAGCTTTGATAACCAAACGATTTCATTTCTGAATGAGGCTGGCGTCAAATTCGCTTTCACGACGAAAGCTGGGATGACCAATGTAGAAACCGATCCCATGCAGGTTCCACGGATTAATGCAGGCAGTCCATATATTCGGCCGCACTCCATCAACAATTTGATTAAACAAGCTTTGAGGCATCAAATACCGGATCTTACTAAAAATTAA